The following proteins are encoded in a genomic region of Synechococcus sp. ROS8604:
- a CDS encoding carotenoid oxygenase family protein, whose amino-acid sequence MTIAPSSVRFNRSEWSSAFRNVDEELTDVPLKPVRGALPDALRGSLYRNGPGRLERDGQRVHHPFDGDGMITALHFDADGVSCSNRFVQTKGWKAEEAAGKVLFRGVFGSQKPGGPLANAFDLRLKNIANTNVVRLGDDLLALWEAAEPHALDPQTLETRGISLLGGVLSKGEAFSAHPRFDPGHHGDPRMVTFGVKTGPRSTIRLMEFATADDVAAGIRAGDLLSDRRDTFAGFAFLHDFAITPNWAVFLQNSINFNPLPFVLGQKGAAQCLTSNPNGKAKFWLIPRDSGAFAGQKPRVIDAPDGFVFHHLNAWEEDGEVVVESIYYSDFPSIGPNQDFADVNFDLIPEGLLEQCRINLDSESIQTTRLSERCCEFAMVNPKQQGLPCRFAWMAAAAREQGNDPLQVIKKLDLQTGERHIWSAAPSGFVSEPLMVPRPGASAEDDGWVLELVWNGARQASDLVILAASDLAEVAVLELPLAIPHGLHGSWVPEA is encoded by the coding sequence GAAGCCCGTGAGAGGCGCGCTGCCGGATGCGTTGCGCGGTTCGCTCTATCGCAATGGGCCTGGTCGTTTGGAACGCGATGGTCAGCGCGTGCATCATCCTTTTGATGGCGACGGGATGATTACGGCTCTGCACTTTGATGCGGACGGCGTGAGCTGCAGCAACCGTTTCGTGCAGACCAAGGGCTGGAAAGCAGAGGAGGCTGCCGGGAAGGTGTTGTTCCGCGGTGTTTTTGGCAGCCAAAAGCCTGGAGGTCCGCTCGCGAATGCGTTTGATCTGCGGCTCAAAAATATTGCCAACACCAATGTGGTTCGGCTTGGAGATGATCTCCTGGCTCTTTGGGAAGCCGCTGAGCCCCATGCCTTAGATCCCCAAACCCTAGAGACAAGAGGCATCTCTCTTCTTGGCGGTGTGCTCAGCAAAGGGGAGGCCTTCAGTGCACACCCCCGTTTCGACCCAGGTCATCACGGTGACCCGCGAATGGTGACCTTCGGCGTGAAAACCGGGCCTCGCAGCACCATTCGCTTGATGGAATTTGCGACCGCAGATGATGTTGCGGCTGGGATTCGAGCTGGTGATCTGCTCAGTGATCGTCGCGATACGTTTGCCGGATTCGCCTTCCTGCATGACTTCGCCATCACCCCGAATTGGGCGGTGTTTCTGCAAAATTCGATCAATTTCAATCCACTCCCCTTTGTGCTCGGACAAAAAGGCGCGGCTCAATGTCTCACGTCCAACCCCAATGGAAAAGCCAAGTTTTGGTTGATCCCCCGAGATAGCGGCGCTTTCGCTGGTCAGAAACCTCGCGTAATCGACGCTCCTGATGGCTTCGTGTTCCATCACCTCAATGCCTGGGAAGAGGACGGGGAGGTGGTCGTGGAGAGCATCTACTACAGCGACTTCCCATCGATTGGTCCGAATCAGGACTTCGCTGATGTGAATTTCGATCTCATCCCCGAGGGCTTGCTCGAGCAATGCCGCATCAACCTTGATTCAGAGTCGATTCAAACCACCCGCCTGAGTGAGCGCTGTTGTGAGTTCGCCATGGTGAACCCCAAACAGCAGGGTCTTCCCTGCCGCTTTGCCTGGATGGCTGCCGCGGCGCGAGAACAGGGGAATGATCCCTTGCAGGTGATTAAAAAACTCGATCTTCAAACCGGCGAACGACACATCTGGAGTGCAGCCCCCTCTGGCTTCGTGAGTGAACCATTGATGGTGCCTCGACCCGGCGCCAGTGCAGAGGACGACGGCTGGGTGTTAGAGCTCGTTTGGAATGGAGCGAGACAGGCCTCCGATCTGGTGATTCTCGCCGCTTCTGATCTCGCAGAAGTGGCCGTGTTGGAGCTCCCCCTAGCCATTCCTCACGGACTTCATGGCAGTTGGGTGCCAGAGGCCTGA
- a CDS encoding SIMPL domain-containing protein translates to MTAFVTAAITRRIVCSRQRRRSGSAVLIPVVVGVGLGAATPALASAQECRGTLLELQVQESASTASDRFRFSLGLQAEASSKAAAMELLNQRLDRARQDLKPLVLGALNIPAPRSYSFGGGSASSPKLERASTNVRGEVSRGNYDALIQLAGRSPGVRLQGMTSLASSRGGVALEDQLLKQALKEGRRRANVTASALGLGRVDLLRINQRAGGVRPVAYAEARMSKPAFRPDEAPKPMRSLTLGLDYCLR, encoded by the coding sequence ATGACTGCCTTCGTGACCGCTGCCATAACGCGTCGGATCGTTTGCTCTCGACAGAGACGGAGATCCGGATCGGCGGTCTTGATTCCGGTTGTTGTTGGTGTTGGCCTTGGCGCAGCGACGCCTGCCTTGGCGTCAGCTCAGGAGTGCAGAGGCACCTTGTTGGAATTACAAGTGCAAGAAAGTGCAAGTACCGCCAGTGATCGCTTTCGCTTTTCGCTTGGATTGCAAGCTGAAGCTTCTTCCAAAGCGGCTGCGATGGAGCTTCTCAACCAGCGCCTTGATCGGGCGCGCCAAGACCTGAAGCCCCTCGTTCTTGGTGCTCTGAACATTCCCGCTCCGCGCAGCTACTCCTTTGGCGGTGGCAGTGCCTCCAGTCCCAAATTGGAGCGTGCCTCGACGAATGTTCGTGGTGAGGTGAGTCGCGGGAATTACGACGCGCTGATTCAATTGGCTGGTCGCTCGCCTGGCGTTCGCCTCCAAGGGATGACATCCCTGGCCTCCAGCCGTGGGGGTGTGGCCTTGGAGGATCAATTGCTGAAACAGGCCCTGAAGGAGGGGCGTCGCCGCGCGAACGTCACGGCGAGCGCCTTGGGGTTAGGCCGCGTGGACCTGCTGCGAATCAACCAACGCGCTGGAGGTGTGCGGCCCGTTGCCTATGCAGAGGCAAGGATGTCCAAGCCAGCGTTTCGTCCTGACGAGGCCCCAAAACCTATGCGGTCGCTCACGCTTGGCTTGGATTATTGCCTGCGCTGA
- a CDS encoding MFS transporter, with product MPHRRLWLVSLLFVAWLVWAETSSQFYDHALGRDLQLSASRVSLIAGSFLVPYGLLQIPVGRLLDQGRVDRWIWIAALMASGFSLTFAFSTDLVGLMLSRMGTGVACAVAFPASDLLARRALPAHRFALAMGLHR from the coding sequence ATGCCCCATCGCCGCCTCTGGTTGGTCAGCTTGCTGTTTGTGGCCTGGCTGGTCTGGGCAGAGACCAGTTCTCAGTTTTACGACCATGCCCTTGGCCGTGATCTTCAGCTCTCGGCAAGTCGGGTCTCGCTGATTGCAGGCAGTTTCCTGGTCCCCTACGGCTTGCTGCAGATCCCCGTCGGGCGTCTGCTTGACCAGGGCCGAGTGGATCGCTGGATCTGGATTGCCGCCCTGATGGCCTCCGGGTTCAGCTTGACGTTTGCATTCAGTACGGATCTTGTGGGGCTGATGCTCAGCCGGATGGGAACCGGGGTGGCCTGTGCCGTTGCCTTTCCTGCCTCGGATTTGCTCGCTCGTCGCGCTTTGCCGGCGCACAGATTTGCCTTGGCGATGGGCCTTCACCGATAG
- a CDS encoding BCCT family transporter, translated as MSESPTPVRSSLSQPPLWVGAIPLLIFLLVSAIDLALAKHFTETGKTIVSHSLGGLWQWMVMLLFLIALAIAISPVGKLRLGGGTAKPSLKFFDWCAVLICTLLAGGGVFWSAAEPLYHFQTPSPVFEGVVGSTAAAVDPALAVSFLHWGFLAWALVATTTTITFSILEQRGEPLRPRTLLVNILPKGWVNGPIGDLADGLSVVAAIAGTVGPLGFLSLQLSNAAGQLPWLSDSAGLQSLVVVLLTAVFATSTVSGIQKGIKWLSELNVWLTLLLGAGLLILGPGIWLIQHFFSGFWTYLVHLPQMALMPRTDVTEPWLNSWTVFYWGWFLGYAPLMGLFTAGVSRGRSIRELVLAVAILCPIVTNLWFTLLGGTGMNLELGSAGISEALAQSGAAASLLAILSALPLSGLLIPIGLLLVVLFMCTSADSMSYAAAMVVSGRNEPSKRLRLFWALMIGSLTLVLLRIGTGLGDSTSIDALQAFIVITAVPVTPLVLFTLWSAPRLAFKEWQRSGQATD; from the coding sequence TTGTCTGAATCCCCCACCCCAGTCCGCTCGTCCTTGAGCCAGCCACCCCTTTGGGTTGGTGCCATCCCCCTGCTGATTTTCTTGCTGGTCTCCGCCATTGATCTGGCGTTAGCGAAGCACTTCACGGAAACCGGCAAAACCATCGTGAGCCATTCGCTCGGAGGGCTGTGGCAATGGATGGTGATGCTGCTGTTCCTGATCGCCCTGGCCATTGCCATCAGTCCGGTGGGGAAACTTCGGCTTGGGGGCGGTACAGCAAAGCCCAGTCTGAAATTTTTCGATTGGTGCGCTGTCTTGATTTGCACCCTGCTCGCGGGCGGCGGCGTGTTCTGGTCTGCAGCTGAGCCGCTCTACCACTTTCAAACACCCTCCCCTGTCTTTGAAGGAGTGGTGGGAAGCACAGCGGCAGCTGTTGATCCAGCTCTAGCCGTGAGCTTTCTGCACTGGGGCTTCCTCGCCTGGGCGCTCGTGGCCACCACCACCACGATCACATTTTCAATTTTGGAACAGCGAGGGGAACCGCTACGGCCTCGCACTCTCCTGGTCAACATCCTTCCCAAGGGTTGGGTGAACGGCCCCATTGGGGATCTTGCCGATGGCCTTTCGGTTGTCGCGGCCATCGCCGGAACTGTTGGCCCTTTGGGTTTCCTGTCGCTTCAACTCAGCAATGCAGCGGGACAACTCCCCTGGCTGAGTGACAGTGCAGGACTTCAGTCGCTTGTTGTGGTCCTGCTCACAGCAGTGTTTGCCACATCCACCGTCAGCGGCATCCAAAAAGGCATTAAGTGGCTATCGGAACTCAATGTTTGGCTCACCCTTTTATTAGGGGCCGGATTGCTGATCCTCGGACCTGGCATCTGGCTCATCCAGCATTTTTTCAGCGGTTTTTGGACCTACCTGGTGCATCTGCCTCAGATGGCTTTGATGCCACGAACAGACGTCACAGAACCGTGGTTGAACAGCTGGACTGTTTTTTATTGGGGCTGGTTCTTGGGCTATGCGCCCCTCATGGGTCTGTTCACGGCGGGAGTGAGCCGTGGCCGTAGCATCCGTGAACTGGTCTTAGCTGTTGCCATCCTCTGCCCGATCGTGACCAATCTCTGGTTCACCTTGCTTGGTGGAACTGGAATGAACCTGGAGCTCGGAAGCGCAGGCATCAGTGAGGCCCTAGCGCAGAGCGGAGCGGCTGCATCCTTGCTGGCCATCCTGAGTGCGCTTCCCCTCTCAGGTCTGCTGATCCCGATCGGGCTGCTGTTGGTGGTGCTGTTCATGTGCACCAGTGCCGATTCGATGAGTTACGCCGCCGCCATGGTGGTAAGCGGACGCAATGAGCCATCGAAGCGGTTGCGGCTGTTCTGGGCCTTGATGATCGGCAGCCTCACCTTGGTGTTGTTGAGAATCGGTACGGGCTTAGGTGACAGCACCTCGATTGATGCCCTGCAAGCGTTCATCGTGATCACAGCAGTGCCCGTCACACCGCTGGTGTTGTTCACGCTGTGGAGCGCTCCAAGGCTGGCTTTCAAGGAATGGCAACGCAGCGGTCAAGCTACTGATTGA
- a CDS encoding FAD-dependent oxidoreductase, with protein MTSTSLPASAAVVIIGGGMAGLSCAASLARRGIRDVILLEGKTLAHARASSFGETRMFREMYSDPVLCRLAQEANRLWREEEAHAGEVLRDTHGLLFYGESWDEETIEGSIPGARKVMDDQGIPYEALNAAQIAERFPLKPKADFTGLFEPTAGAVRSDKVIAHWVRTARQAGHQVLEHSPVSSIDADGGGVTLEGGHHISAGHVVVACGIWSQLLLAPLGLAPKLEIWPMLWAHYTVDPALASRYPQWFCFQKERGDDGGLYYGFPSLSTTADGRPRIKAGIDWSPKELRVAEPNTMCTEAPARLLELLDTFLFNELDGVQERVETVMSPYSMTSDVNFVLDRLTPKLSLFAGGSGQSFKFAPLIGDSLARLASGEQPAADISCWSHQRDAVRA; from the coding sequence ATGACATCCACTTCGCTCCCAGCTAGCGCCGCCGTCGTGATCATCGGTGGCGGCATGGCCGGCCTCAGCTGTGCCGCATCGCTCGCGCGCCGAGGAATCCGCGACGTGATTCTTCTTGAAGGCAAAACCCTGGCCCATGCGCGAGCCAGCAGCTTCGGAGAGACCCGAATGTTCCGGGAGATGTATTCCGACCCGGTGCTCTGCCGCCTTGCGCAGGAAGCCAATCGCCTTTGGCGAGAGGAGGAGGCCCATGCCGGGGAAGTGTTGCGAGACACCCATGGGCTTCTCTTTTACGGAGAAAGCTGGGATGAAGAGACGATCGAAGGATCGATCCCGGGCGCCCGCAAAGTCATGGACGATCAGGGCATTCCCTATGAAGCCCTGAATGCTGCTCAGATCGCAGAGCGCTTCCCGCTGAAACCAAAAGCCGATTTCACAGGACTGTTCGAACCCACCGCTGGTGCTGTCCGCAGCGACAAGGTGATTGCTCACTGGGTTCGAACCGCCCGTCAAGCAGGCCATCAAGTCCTTGAGCACAGTCCCGTCAGCAGCATTGATGCCGATGGGGGCGGCGTCACCCTCGAAGGTGGTCATCACATCAGCGCTGGCCATGTTGTTGTGGCCTGCGGCATCTGGAGTCAACTCCTGCTGGCCCCGTTAGGACTCGCACCAAAACTAGAAATCTGGCCAATGCTCTGGGCCCACTACACCGTGGATCCAGCCCTCGCCAGCCGCTATCCCCAGTGGTTTTGTTTCCAGAAAGAGCGCGGCGATGACGGCGGCCTCTATTACGGCTTCCCCTCTCTCAGCACCACTGCTGACGGGCGTCCTCGCATCAAAGCCGGGATCGACTGGTCTCCCAAGGAGCTCCGCGTCGCTGAACCGAACACCATGTGCACCGAAGCACCAGCCCGCCTCCTGGAGCTCCTGGACACCTTCCTATTCAACGAGCTGGACGGCGTGCAAGAGCGGGTGGAAACGGTGATGAGCCCTTATTCCATGACAAGCGATGTGAATTTCGTCTTGGATCGTCTCACCCCCAAGCTGAGCCTGTTTGCCGGTGGATCGGGCCAATCGTTCAAATTTGCGCCGCTGATTGGTGATTCGCTCGCCCGTCTTGCCAGCGGAGAACAACCAGCAGCCGATATCTCCTGCTGGAGCCATCAACGCGACGCCGTCCGCGCCTGA
- a CDS encoding Glu/Leu/Phe/Val dehydrogenase dimerization domain-containing protein has translation MTMASLQSAGPPEVSVLAQHVSDHLSVFVVAESSDTGKPANGGLRLLNYSSDEACIADGHRLASLMTHKHDLYGTGFAGGKIVARAAEPATVKDELISVTAELLQSLNGAMITGCDLNTNLEDMERLMSLTPHVLAAVGSPVDASAATAFGTVGAIEAVLAQSLTEAQPGKALVHGCGAVGGTVAKTLIQHGWDVFTVDMNPERAGLQGATPLPPSSSWWEKPLDLLLPCSISGLIDTEMANAMQVNAIVPAANAPFQQPEIADDLRRRSIRVLPDPLVNAGAVIADSIERFSPDAWDQASAREVYDFVRHEVRQRATDFLKQRGDGFTVSDALVEVAAHTGKDPIGLSFGTAA, from the coding sequence ATGACCATGGCTTCTCTGCAATCCGCCGGCCCCCCTGAGGTGTCGGTGCTGGCTCAACACGTCTCCGATCATCTTTCGGTGTTTGTCGTAGCCGAAAGCAGCGATACCGGCAAACCCGCTAATGGTGGCCTGCGGCTGCTCAATTACTCCAGTGATGAGGCCTGCATCGCCGATGGGCATCGCTTGGCCAGTCTGATGACGCACAAGCACGACCTCTACGGAACGGGCTTTGCCGGCGGAAAAATCGTGGCCAGGGCTGCGGAACCCGCCACTGTGAAAGATGAGTTGATCAGCGTCACCGCTGAGCTGCTCCAATCCTTGAACGGCGCCATGATCACGGGATGTGATCTCAACACCAACCTGGAAGACATGGAGCGATTGATGTCGCTCACACCCCATGTCTTGGCTGCCGTCGGAAGCCCTGTGGATGCCAGCGCCGCCACCGCCTTCGGCACCGTGGGTGCCATTGAAGCCGTGCTTGCGCAATCGTTAACGGAGGCGCAGCCAGGCAAAGCGCTTGTGCACGGTTGTGGGGCCGTGGGTGGAACGGTGGCAAAAACGCTGATTCAGCATGGCTGGGACGTTTTCACCGTTGACATGAACCCCGAGCGGGCGGGGCTTCAGGGCGCAACACCTCTGCCACCGAGCAGCTCCTGGTGGGAGAAACCACTCGACCTGCTGTTGCCTTGCTCCATCTCCGGTTTGATCGACACGGAGATGGCCAACGCCATGCAGGTCAACGCGATTGTTCCAGCGGCCAATGCTCCTTTCCAGCAGCCTGAGATTGCCGATGATCTGCGTCGACGCAGCATTCGCGTCCTGCCAGATCCACTCGTGAATGCTGGCGCCGTCATCGCCGACTCCATCGAGCGCTTCTCCCCAGATGCCTGGGACCAGGCTTCAGCTCGAGAGGTGTACGACTTCGTACGCCACGAAGTGCGTCAGCGCGCCACGGACTTTTTAAAACAACGTGGCGATGGCTTTACCGTCAGTGACGCTCTGGTTGAAGTTGCCGCCCACACCGGCAAAGATCCCATTGGACTCAGCTTCGGAACAGCCGCATGA
- a CDS encoding SAM-dependent methyltransferase, with translation MAIAMTTGYSAQTEGARLCIDAASDWALTCVEQLTNDCSHVLMDYGAADGGTAVGLWSQVMDRLHQRQPKAHLTLIGNDLPSNDNVALAENIAKQLGRAPNPTVLVSARSFYEPLVAPETVSFGFSATAMHWLSESPGPLNTHTHVLASDDKEALARFTAQAMKDWASILELRSVELAVGGRLLTVNLSRDEEGRYLGHNGGVTRNVHDQLHQIWRSLADEGVISEEIYRKGTILNFYKSPDEFMAPLKDKTSAAYLNGLRLVDERTVYVPCPYRKRWNEDADTAAFAEGLMATIRSWSRHSFASVAGDETADLVYERLKQRIAASPEEWSLDYVEHHQIMERVA, from the coding sequence ATGGCCATCGCCATGACCACGGGTTACAGCGCTCAAACCGAAGGCGCACGCCTCTGCATTGATGCAGCCTCGGACTGGGCCCTGACTTGTGTTGAACAATTAACGAACGATTGCAGCCATGTGCTGATGGATTACGGCGCTGCCGACGGAGGCACCGCTGTCGGGCTGTGGTCCCAGGTTATGGATCGGCTGCATCAACGTCAGCCCAAGGCCCATCTCACCTTGATCGGCAACGATCTCCCTAGCAACGACAACGTTGCCTTGGCCGAAAATATTGCCAAGCAGCTGGGCCGCGCGCCCAATCCCACCGTCCTGGTGAGTGCTCGTAGCTTTTACGAACCCCTGGTGGCCCCTGAGACCGTGAGCTTCGGCTTCTCAGCAACAGCCATGCATTGGTTGAGTGAATCCCCAGGCCCCCTCAACACGCACACCCATGTGCTCGCATCAGACGACAAAGAGGCCCTTGCGCGGTTCACGGCTCAGGCCATGAAGGATTGGGCGAGCATCCTCGAGCTCCGCAGCGTGGAGCTCGCCGTGGGCGGCCGCCTGCTCACCGTGAATTTGTCCCGTGATGAAGAAGGCCGATACCTCGGTCATAACGGTGGAGTCACTCGCAATGTTCACGACCAGCTCCATCAAATCTGGCGCAGCCTGGCTGATGAGGGAGTGATCAGCGAAGAGATCTACCGCAAGGGCACGATCCTGAATTTCTACAAGTCTCCGGACGAATTCATGGCCCCCCTGAAGGACAAGACTTCAGCGGCCTATCTCAATGGCCTCAGGCTTGTTGACGAGCGCACCGTTTACGTGCCCTGCCCCTATCGCAAGCGCTGGAACGAAGACGCAGACACCGCGGCGTTCGCCGAGGGACTGATGGCCACCATCCGCAGCTGGAGCCGCCACAGTTTTGCCTCCGTCGCTGGTGATGAGACAGCCGATCTTGTCTATGAGCGCCTGAAGCAGCGCATTGCAGCCTCTCCAGAGGAGTGGAGCCTCGATTACGTGGAGCACCACCAGATCATGGAGCGCGTGGCCTGA
- the rdgB gene encoding RdgB/HAM1 family non-canonical purine NTP pyrophosphatase, translating to MTNRVLVIASGNAGKIREFSNLLQPWPLQVEPQPEGIEVEETGSTFRDNALLKARTVAEASGHWALADDSGLSVDALGGAPGVYSARYADSDPERIQRLLQELGDRNDRQARFSAALCIAAPDGSVLAAVEGHCEGSITFSARGTQGFGYDPVFEVKNSGLTFAEMSLDYKKKHGHRGRAFALLTPELEKLLAHNPIQDLGTTPNR from the coding sequence ATGACCAACCGCGTCCTGGTAATTGCCAGCGGCAATGCCGGCAAAATCCGAGAATTTTCGAACCTGCTGCAACCCTGGCCATTGCAAGTGGAACCCCAACCCGAGGGGATCGAGGTGGAGGAAACCGGAAGCACCTTCCGCGACAACGCCCTGCTCAAGGCAAGGACCGTTGCAGAAGCCTCTGGCCATTGGGCACTCGCCGATGATTCGGGCCTGAGCGTCGATGCACTGGGGGGTGCCCCTGGGGTCTATTCGGCCCGCTACGCAGACTCCGACCCTGAACGGATTCAACGTCTCCTCCAAGAGCTGGGAGATCGCAACGACCGCCAGGCGCGCTTCAGTGCGGCGCTTTGCATCGCAGCACCGGACGGCAGCGTGCTTGCAGCCGTGGAGGGGCACTGCGAAGGCTCGATCACCTTCAGCGCCCGAGGAACGCAAGGGTTCGGCTACGACCCCGTGTTTGAGGTCAAAAACAGTGGACTCACCTTTGCGGAAATGAGTCTGGATTACAAAAAAAAACACGGACATCGAGGACGCGCCTTTGCCCTACTAACGCCAGAACTGGAGAAGCTTCTCGCCCACAACCCAATTCAAGACCTGGGCACAACGCCAAATCGCTAA
- a CDS encoding phosphoglucomutase/phosphomannomutase family protein translates to MVSSPLPLEASPIRFGTDGWRGILGVDITVERLLPVAVAAAQELAHQAPEGLNSRTVVIGYDRRFLAPELAEVVAAAVRGCDLEPLLTDTAVPTPACSWAVVERQSLGALVITASHNPPEWLGLKIKGPFGGSVEGTFTAAVERRLAAGGITAPVAGRYERFDGRGEHLAGLRTKLDLKALSTGLRAMGLHVFVDPMHGSAAGCVADLLGDDAKDLITEIRTNRDPLFGGCAPEPLAPHLGELIAALKDSKAAGRDAVGLVFDGDGDRIAAVDENGRFCSTQQLMPLLIDHLARAKNLPGSVVKTVSGSDLMRLVAEDLGREVLELPVGFKYIAAEMLAGEVLIGGEESGGVGFGMHLPERDALFAAMLVLEALVESKTPLGERMKAIQERCGGEAHYDRLDLRLADMASRRRLEALLADTPPQEVAGSPVLEVVSTDGVKLRLGPSHWLMLRFSGTEPLLRLYCEAPSPSRVEEVLSWARTFAAAI, encoded by the coding sequence ATGGTGTCTTCCCCGCTCCCACTGGAGGCCTCCCCGATCCGTTTTGGTACCGATGGTTGGCGAGGCATTTTGGGGGTGGACATCACCGTGGAGCGATTGCTTCCTGTTGCCGTCGCAGCAGCCCAGGAGCTCGCCCACCAGGCACCTGAAGGCTTGAACAGCCGCACGGTGGTGATCGGCTACGACCGCCGCTTCCTCGCCCCTGAATTGGCCGAAGTCGTCGCGGCAGCGGTCCGTGGCTGCGACCTTGAGCCGCTTCTCACCGATACAGCTGTTCCCACACCGGCCTGCAGCTGGGCTGTGGTGGAGCGCCAATCGCTCGGAGCTCTGGTCATCACGGCCAGCCATAACCCTCCGGAATGGCTTGGCCTCAAAATCAAAGGCCCTTTTGGTGGATCGGTCGAGGGCACGTTCACGGCAGCGGTGGAGCGCCGGCTCGCCGCTGGAGGGATCACAGCACCGGTGGCGGGCCGTTACGAACGCTTTGATGGCCGCGGGGAACATCTCGCAGGATTGCGAACAAAACTGGACCTCAAGGCTCTGAGCACTGGCCTGCGCGCCATGGGTCTGCACGTGTTCGTCGATCCCATGCATGGGTCGGCGGCCGGTTGCGTTGCAGACCTCTTGGGAGACGACGCCAAGGATCTGATCACCGAGATCCGAACCAACCGTGATCCCCTCTTTGGCGGATGTGCACCGGAACCCCTGGCCCCTCACCTAGGGGAGCTGATCGCAGCGCTGAAGGACTCAAAAGCAGCCGGCCGTGATGCCGTTGGGCTGGTGTTTGATGGCGATGGAGACCGCATCGCCGCCGTGGATGAAAACGGACGGTTCTGCAGCACCCAGCAGTTGATGCCCCTGCTGATCGATCACTTGGCTCGCGCCAAAAATCTTCCTGGATCGGTGGTGAAAACGGTGAGCGGCTCCGACCTCATGCGCCTGGTGGCGGAAGATCTGGGGCGGGAGGTTCTTGAACTGCCTGTGGGCTTCAAGTACATCGCTGCTGAAATGTTGGCTGGAGAGGTGCTGATCGGCGGCGAGGAGTCGGGCGGCGTGGGGTTTGGCATGCACTTACCAGAACGGGATGCCCTGTTTGCCGCGATGCTCGTGCTCGAAGCCTTGGTGGAAAGCAAGACGCCCCTTGGCGAGCGCATGAAAGCCATTCAGGAGCGATGTGGAGGCGAGGCTCATTACGACCGACTCGATCTCCGCCTCGCCGATATGGCTTCCCGCCGGCGGCTGGAAGCCCTGCTGGCAGACACGCCTCCCCAGGAGGTTGCTGGATCCCCTGTGCTCGAGGTGGTCAGCACAGACGGCGTCAAACTCAGGCTGGGGCCGAGCCATTGGCTGATGCTCCGCTTCTCTGGGACGGAACCCTTGCTTCGCCTCTATTGCGAAGCCCCAAGCCCGTCGCGGGTGGAGGAGGTTCTGAGCTGGGCCCGCACCTTTGCTGCCGCCATATGA